AAATTAGTAAAGATAAATAATATTGAAGTTTGAATAAAATAATTATAATTTATGATTTTTAAATTTTGTTTTAAATATTAAAAATAAGATTTTTAGTGGAGGAAGTTTTTCCTCCTTTTTTCTAATTGAAAAATGTGTTATAATGATATGAGAATAAAAATAATAATTAGCTACGAAAGAAGGAGAGAATAAAATGTTTAAAGCTGTTGTAAGTGATTTGGACGGTACACTTTTGAATGCAGAGCATAAAGTGAGTGAATTTACTAGGGAAACAGTAGAATTATTATTGAAAAAAGGGATAAAGTTTTATATTGCGACTGGAAGAAATTATTTAGGAGCAAAAGAAGCGATGGATGAGCTTGGAGTGAAAGTTCCACTTATTACTTCACACGGATCTGTTGCTTTTGATGAAAATGGGAATGAAATTTTTTCAAATAACTTGAAGCGAGAATATTTGGATAAAGTCTTGGATATTGATTACAAGTCGTTTGGGAAAGATATAATTATAACTGGATATTCTGGACCAAATTGGTTTGTTACTGAAGATTTGCGAGAATATTTTTACAATAAAAAGCCTGATAGAACTAGATATCCAAAACAAATTACTCCTGAAGAGTTTAAAAAGCATAATTTTACAAAAATATTTTTTCTTGGAGAAGATCATGATGAACTGCTGGAACTTGAAAATGAAATAAGAAAAGCGGTTGGAGATGGAAATATAAGTCTTTTATTTGCAAACGAAGGAAGTTTGGAAGTGTTTTCGGCAAACTGCAATAAGGCAAAAGCGGCTGAAGTGCTGCTTGAAAGAGACGGACTTACATTAAAAGATGCAGTTTCATTTGGTGACGGATTGAATGACTATGAATTGATAACAGAAACTGGTCTTGGATTTGCGATGGGAAATTCAATTTATTTGCTGCTTGAAAAATTAACAGACACGGAAGTTATTGAAAGTAATGCTGAAGATGGAATGGCAAAAAAATTAAGAGAATTATTTAATCTATAGAAATAAATTCGCTTTCTGTAATCAAAAAAAAGGGGGGAATCCCCCTTTGTTAAATAATATTAAATTTATATAAATTTTGTTCAATCTCTGATTATTTTTTTATAATCCCAGCATTTCTCAAATATTCTCTAGCAACATCTTCCGCTTTCTCACCTTTCACAGAAACACGATAATTCATTGTCGACATTTCTTCATCTGAAATTTTTCCACTTATTTTTTCTAAAATATTTCTCAATTTAGGATATTTTTTCAAAGTTTCCTCACGCATCATTGGAGAACCTTGATATGGCGGAAATAAATGCTTATCATCCTTTAAAATAACCATATTATATTGAGCAAGTTCAGGATCAGTAGAGTATGCGTCAACCAAGTTAATATCGCCACTTTGAACAGCAACGTAACGAAGTTTTGGTTCAAACTCTTTAATATTTGGAATTTCAAACTGATACAATTTTTTAAGTCCAAGATATCCATCTTCACGGTCATTAAATTCTCTTGTAAATCCAGCTTTTATTTTATCCTTCACTCTCGCCAAATCAGAAATCGTCTTCAAATTATTTTCATCAGCAAACTTCTTGCTAACAGCGATTGCATAAGTATTATTATATTTCATAGGTTTTAACATAACCATTTTAAATTTAGTTTCCATTCCTTTTTGTGCTTGATTAAAAACATCTTCAGCATTATTATTCACAGGAGTTTCATTCAAGAAAGTAAAAACGGCAGTTCCTGAAAATTCAGGATAAATATCAATATCGCCATTTTTCAAAGCATTGAATACGAATGAAGTTTTTCCAAGTCCAGGTTTTAACTCAACGCCAATTTTACTATTTTCTTCAATCAAAATTTTATACATATTTATCAATATTTCTGGCTCAGAACCAAGTTTTCCAGAAATTATCAATTTGTCTTTTTTTGTATTATTAAAACTGCTAATTGACCCAAAAAGACACGCAAACGTGATTAAAATTAGGAAAATTAATATTTTTTTGATACTCAATTTTTCCAATTGCTTAAAGATGAAATCGAATAAAATCGCAAGTAAAGCGGCAGGAATTGCTCCTAACAAAATCAAATAGTTATTATTCCTATCAAGGCCAAGTAAAATCAACTTTCCAAGTCCTCCAGCTCCAACAAGTGAAGCCAATGTGGCAGTCCCAATAATTAAAACTGCAGCCGTTCTAACTCCTGTCATTATTACAGGCATAGCCAGTGGAAGCTGAACTTTTGAAAGTTGTTGAAATTTATTCATTCCTAAAGCTCTTGAAGTTACCATATACATTGGATCCACGCCAGTAATCCCAGTGTAAGTATTATGTAAAATTGGAAGCAGAGCGTAAAGTATTAAGGCGATTATAGCAGGTTTTCTCCCAATTCCAACAATAGGAATTAGAAGTGCTAAAATTGCTAAAGATGGTATAGTTTGAATAACGCCGTTAATTGCAATAACGATATTTGCTAATTTTTTATGATAGCTCAAATAAATTCCTAGTGGAATGGCGATAATTAGAGCGATTATTAGTGCAATAAAAGAAATTTGAATATGCTCCACAATTCCACTAAAAAGTTCGTCTTTTTTCTCTAAAAAAGTCAAAATTAATTTATTCATAAATTTCACCTTCTTTCTTTTTAAAAGCTATAAATTTTTTCACAAAATCATTTTTAGGATTTGATATTATTTCGTGTTTTGTTCCAGATTGAACTAACTCGCCGTCTTGAATAATACAAATTTTATCCCCCAATAAAAATGCTTCCTCAATGTCGTGAGTTACAAAAACAATTGTTTTGTGAATTTGTTTTTGAAGTTTTTTCACATCTTCCTGTAAATTTGCACGAGTGATGGGATCTAATGCACTAAATGGTTCGTCCATCAAAATAATTTTTGGATCAGCAGCTAGAGCTCTTGCAATTCCAACCCTTTGTGCTTCTCCACCAGATAATTCTGAAGGGTTTCTCTTTCGATATTTTTCAGGCTCAAGCCCAACCATATTTAATAACTCATTAATTCTCGCATCAATTTTTTCTTTCTTCCATTTTTTCAATTCAGGCACAATCGCAATATTTTCTTCAACCGTCATATGCGGAAAAAGTGCCACTTGCTGCAAAGCATATCCAATATCCCAACGCATTTTGTGAATATTATAATCCTTCACATTTTTCCCATTAATTTTCACTTCCCCAGTCGTATTATCCTCCAACCGATTAATCATTTTCAAAAGCGTAGTTTTCCCGCTCCCAGACGGTCCAATAAAAACCGTAATTTCAGACTCCTTTATAGTCAAGTTTATATTTTTTAATCCAACATTCCCATTTGGATAAGTCATTCCAACATTGATAAATTCTATCATTCATTTACCTCCAGTTAAATACCAAATAAATTTTTATAAATTTTATAAATTTCAAATTTTGTTCAGTATTTTAAATTATTTTTTATTAAATTCCTGTTCAGCTTTTTCAAAATTATACAAAACTTTTTCTAAAATCGCCTCAAAAGCCAATCTCTCCTCATTTGAAATTCCTTCAAAAGAGATTTCAGTCATTTTGTCAGAAATTTCATCATATTCACTTTTCAAAGATTTAGCATAATCCGTTAAAAAAATTAAACTTTTCCGTTTATCAGTCGGACAAAATTTTCGTATCAATAATTTTTTTTCTTCCATCCGTTCAAGCATCGTTGTAAGTGAACTCATAGCAAGACCAGATTTTTTCGACAATTCTCTATTACTAATCCTATCATTTTCCCAAAGCACATGCAAAATTCGACCTTGCTCCCCATTAAATGCTGTTATATTTTTTTGTGCTAAAAATTTATTCAAAAGTCTAGTATTTACTTGTTTTATTCTGCTTATATAAAATCCAGAGTTTGATTTCATAGTATTTTCCTCCTTTACAAAATTATTACTATATGATAATATATTCACATAAAAATATTACTATATCGTAAATTTATATTACCATATAGTAATTAAAAAAGTCAAATATTTTTTATAAAAATGATAAAATGTTTTAAAAATAAAAAAACAAAAGGAAGGAAGTTAAAATTTATGAAAAGAAAATTTATGAAAGCAATGGTGCTTGAAAAACCGTGTAGTGCTGAAGAAATGAAAATAAAAAATGTTCCAATTCCAGAAGTGAAAAAAGATTGGATTCTTGTGAAAATAAAAGCATTTGGAATAAATAGAGCTGAAATTTTTACTCGTCAAGGAGATTCGCCATCGGTAAAACTTCCAAGAGTAATTGGGATCGAATGTGTCGGCATTGTGGAAGAGCCGTCTAACAGCGATTTTAAAAAAGGTGACAAAGTTTTTTCGATGATGAATGGCATGGGAAGAGAATTTGACGGAAGTTATGCAGAATATATTTTGATTCCGAAAAATCAAGTTTATAGATTGCCTAATGAAAAAAGTTTCTTCAAGAATATTGATAATATCGAGTTAAAAAATAAGGAGCAATTAAAAGAAAAATTTTCAGAAAATTTGGAAATCACAGAAAAAAATATTTTCTGGTCAGAAATTGCAGCGTATCCAGAACTTTATTATACAGCGTATGGCTCACTTTTTAAAAGTTTGAAATTAAAGGAAGGAGAAACACTTTTAGTTCGAGGTGGAACAGGGTCGGTGGCATTAGCAGCTATTCAGTTGGCAAAAGCTATCAATGTGAGAGTTATCGCTACGAGCAGAAGTGCATCTAAAGAGCAGTTTTTGAAGGGAAAAGGTGCAGATGAAGTGATTGTTGGGAATGAAAATTTTGATGAAAATTTGAAAAAATTATTCCCAGATGGCGTGGATAAAGTTTTAGAATTAATTGGAAGACCAACTTTGAAATCGTCACTAAAATCAGTAAAGCAAGGTGGAATCGTCTGTATGACAGGATGTCTTGGAGGCTGGATAATTGAAGATTTTGAGCCATTGGTTGATATTATTTCAGAGTCATATTTAACTTCATTTGATAGTACAAATGTCAATAAAGATACAGTTAATGAAATGTTTGATTTTCTTGAAAAACATTCGATTAGACCTAAAATTTCAAAAGTTTTTACATTGGATGAAATCGCAAAAGCACATGAATTTTTGGAAGGAAATATGGCGAATGGGAAAGTTGTTGTGGTTGTGGATTAATAGAAAAATGTGGTATAATTATATTAATAAAAATAATTGTGAGCAAGAACGAAGTAATTAGAAAAAATGGCTGGAATAATAAAAATTAGTTATTTTTTTGAAATTAAAATATATATTAAAAATATTTTGTTTACTTTTTGCAAAATTTGTGTTATTTTATAATTAAGAAAAATTGAAATAAAAATTTATGCGAAAAGGAGCGCCTAATAATGAAAAGTCAATTAAAAAAGATAATTCCATGCATTATGGCTGGAGTTGCAGGAATAAGTTATGGAAAACCAATAGATAATAGCAATATTGAAACAAATGATTCTTCGAAAGTTACAGAAGAAGAAAGTGTTGCTTTAAATAAAAGTGATCCTGACAATGACGACGAAAATGAAAATCTTGTAATTGAAAAGATTAGCATTAAAGAATTTGAAAAAAGAAGATCTGAAAGAAAAAAAGAAGACTCTAAAAAAGATAAAGATAAAAATCAAAATCAAACAGTTATTGTTAAGAAAGAAAAAGAAAATTATCGTGATGAAAATATAGCTGCAAATCCTTCAAAAAATTTTGAAAATGTATCTTCTAAAGATTCAACAACATCTAATTATAATTATAAAAGAAATAATATAAGAAAGAAATCTCAAAATAGTTATAGTGAAGATCCTGATTTAATTCAAATTAATGTTGAATATAAAAGTGGCTTTGCAAAAAAACATAGAGCAGAAGAAACACCGCTTAAAAATCAGACAGTTGTTATGCCAACTTATCATGCTCCAGCAGATGGAGATCAATATTGGGAAAGTGTTGCTAAAAATGGTGCTGGAAAAATCCCTTATGCAATTATAAATCCTAATAATGGACCTGATACCCAAGTAAATGACAATTTTACAAAACAGATAAAAAAAAATAATGAAGCGGGAGTAAAAAGTGTAGGTTATGTCAAAACTACAGGATTTACAAGAAATCTTGACGATGTTTATGCTGATATTGATAAATATGTTGAGTTTTATGGAAATAATAATATTTCTGGAATATTTTTTGATGAAACTTTGAATGGAAATAATCAAAATGAAGTAAATTATATGTTAAATTTATATAAATATGTTAAAACTAAGTATCCCAGCATGACCGTAATAGGAAATCCAGGTGCACAGATTAATGATGCAATTGCACCATATGCAGATATTTGGCTAACAAATGAAACTTCAGCAAATGATTACATAAATAATTTTGCTAACAGAACTTCTGAATTTGAAACTAATCCAGAAAATGCCAATAAAATTTATCATATTATTCATTCTGCAACACCTGAACAATATGAAGAAATTATAAAATTATCTCGTGAAAGAAATGCGGGACTTGTTTATATCACAACTGCTGCAACGCCAAATGCTTATGATGATTTGCCAACATATTTTGAAGATTTGATGATGACGATTAATAATTTTACTCCAAAAACTGGAAGTTTATTTTCACCTGAAAATCAATCGGCGGAAAAAGTTACAGTTGAAATGCCTCGTTCAAAAGTTGATTTAGATTTAG
This genomic stretch from Leptotrichia sp. oral taxon 218 harbors:
- a CDS encoding spherulation-specific family 4 protein, translated to MKSQLKKIIPCIMAGVAGISYGKPIDNSNIETNDSSKVTEEESVALNKSDPDNDDENENLVIEKISIKEFEKRRSERKKEDSKKDKDKNQNQTVIVKKEKENYRDENIAANPSKNFENVSSKDSTTSNYNYKRNNIRKKSQNSYSEDPDLIQINVEYKSGFAKKHRAEETPLKNQTVVMPTYHAPADGDQYWESVAKNGAGKIPYAIINPNNGPDTQVNDNFTKQIKKNNEAGVKSVGYVKTTGFTRNLDDVYADIDKYVEFYGNNNISGIFFDETLNGNNQNEVNYMLNLYKYVKTKYPSMTVIGNPGAQINDAIAPYADIWLTNETSANDYINNFANRTSEFETNPENANKIYHIIHSATPEQYEEIIKLSRERNAGLVYITTAATPNAYDDLPTYFEDLMMTINNFTPKTGSLFSPENQSAEKVTVEMPRSKVDLDLARSARNTTLKNLEKTKDGQYKLDIQYLDNNGDRYKDKKSNVKYNSVSDGILFNGSKDFGKFTLGTTFGYDTSNVYYKEKFEDIKEKIKSYQLGLSVKYDFNDNIDLIGNLLYSTNKHRFETSKTLGAISDAEFKSKILDFSTKLGYKFLFDNGYIKPYVGLGVTRVKEGDIDKLNFLGTSTTLPNGIIGIYGETSLGKVDLFGNVEYESRFSKKSYHREREHLTRYELAPLSYSRGGVNAEAGLKYNVTNNFGVKLSYELQDSKNSAVKLGFNAAF
- a CDS encoding zinc-binding alcohol dehydrogenase family protein is translated as MKRKFMKAMVLEKPCSAEEMKIKNVPIPEVKKDWILVKIKAFGINRAEIFTRQGDSPSVKLPRVIGIECVGIVEEPSNSDFKKGDKVFSMMNGMGREFDGSYAEYILIPKNQVYRLPNEKSFFKNIDNIELKNKEQLKEKFSENLEITEKNIFWSEIAAYPELYYTAYGSLFKSLKLKEGETLLVRGGTGSVALAAIQLAKAINVRVIATSRSASKEQFLKGKGADEVIVGNENFDENLKKLFPDGVDKVLELIGRPTLKSSLKSVKQGGIVCMTGCLGGWIIEDFEPLVDIISESYLTSFDSTNVNKDTVNEMFDFLEKHSIRPKISKVFTLDEIAKAHEFLEGNMANGKVVVVVD
- a CDS encoding HAD family hydrolase: MFKAVVSDLDGTLLNAEHKVSEFTRETVELLLKKGIKFYIATGRNYLGAKEAMDELGVKVPLITSHGSVAFDENGNEIFSNNLKREYLDKVLDIDYKSFGKDIIITGYSGPNWFVTEDLREYFYNKKPDRTRYPKQITPEEFKKHNFTKIFFLGEDHDELLELENEIRKAVGDGNISLLFANEGSLEVFSANCNKAKAAEVLLERDGLTLKDAVSFGDGLNDYELITETGLGFAMGNSIYLLLEKLTDTEVIESNAEDGMAKKLRELFNL
- a CDS encoding ABC transporter permease/substrate-binding protein — encoded protein: MNKLILTFLEKKDELFSGIVEHIQISFIALIIALIIAIPLGIYLSYHKKLANIVIAINGVIQTIPSLAILALLIPIVGIGRKPAIIALILYALLPILHNTYTGITGVDPMYMVTSRALGMNKFQQLSKVQLPLAMPVIMTGVRTAAVLIIGTATLASLVGAGGLGKLILLGLDRNNNYLILLGAIPAALLAILFDFIFKQLEKLSIKKILIFLILITFACLFGSISSFNNTKKDKLIISGKLGSEPEILINMYKILIEENSKIGVELKPGLGKTSFVFNALKNGDIDIYPEFSGTAVFTFLNETPVNNNAEDVFNQAQKGMETKFKMVMLKPMKYNNTYAIAVSKKFADENNLKTISDLARVKDKIKAGFTREFNDREDGYLGLKKLYQFEIPNIKEFEPKLRYVAVQSGDINLVDAYSTDPELAQYNMVILKDDKHLFPPYQGSPMMREETLKKYPKLRNILEKISGKISDEEMSTMNYRVSVKGEKAEDVAREYLRNAGIIKK
- a CDS encoding ABC transporter ATP-binding protein, coding for MIEFINVGMTYPNGNVGLKNINLTIKESEITVFIGPSGSGKTTLLKMINRLEDNTTGEVKINGKNVKDYNIHKMRWDIGYALQQVALFPHMTVEENIAIVPELKKWKKEKIDARINELLNMVGLEPEKYRKRNPSELSGGEAQRVGIARALAADPKIILMDEPFSALDPITRANLQEDVKKLQKQIHKTIVFVTHDIEEAFLLGDKICIIQDGELVQSGTKHEIISNPKNDFVKKFIAFKKKEGEIYE
- a CDS encoding MarR family transcriptional regulator, giving the protein MKSNSGFYISRIKQVNTRLLNKFLAQKNITAFNGEQGRILHVLWENDRISNRELSKKSGLAMSSLTTMLERMEEKKLLIRKFCPTDKRKSLIFLTDYAKSLKSEYDEISDKMTEISFEGISNEERLAFEAILEKVLYNFEKAEQEFNKK